The Streptomyces achromogenes genome window below encodes:
- a CDS encoding metallophosphoesterase family protein, with amino-acid sequence MTSKAGAAGRLLAISDLHIGYAENRALVEAMVPETDEDWLLVAGDVSENTADIRWALKTLASRFRKVVWAPGNHELWTHPTDPVTLRGVARYEHLVELCRDLGVTSPEDPYPVWEGPGGPVVVAPLFLLYDYTFLPAGCTTKEEGLAYAEGTGIVCNDEYLLHPDPYPSREAWCRARVAETERRLAEIDADLPTVLVNHYPLHRHPMDVLWHPEFAMWCGTALTADWHRRFRVEAMVYGHLHIPRTTRQDGVRFEEVSVGYPREWRKRPQPPGRLRRILPREDETS; translated from the coding sequence GTGACGTCGAAGGCCGGTGCCGCCGGGCGACTGCTGGCCATCAGCGATCTGCACATCGGCTATGCGGAGAACCGGGCCCTCGTCGAGGCCATGGTCCCCGAGACGGACGAGGACTGGCTGCTCGTGGCCGGCGACGTCTCGGAGAACACCGCCGACATCCGCTGGGCGCTGAAGACCCTCGCGAGCCGCTTCCGCAAGGTCGTCTGGGCTCCCGGCAACCACGAGCTGTGGACGCACCCCACCGACCCGGTCACCCTGCGCGGGGTCGCCCGCTACGAGCACCTGGTGGAGCTCTGCCGCGACCTGGGCGTGACGAGCCCCGAGGATCCCTACCCGGTGTGGGAGGGCCCCGGCGGCCCGGTTGTCGTCGCGCCGCTGTTCCTGTTGTACGACTACACGTTCCTGCCGGCCGGCTGCACGACCAAGGAGGAGGGGCTGGCCTACGCGGAGGGCACGGGCATCGTCTGCAACGACGAGTACCTGCTGCACCCCGACCCGTACCCGAGCCGCGAGGCGTGGTGCCGGGCCCGGGTCGCCGAGACCGAGCGGCGGCTCGCCGAGATCGACGCGGACCTGCCGACGGTCCTCGTCAACCACTACCCGCTGCACCGTCACCCCATGGACGTCCTGTGGCACCCCGAGTTCGCCATGTGGTGCGGCACCGCCCTCACCGCGGACTGGCACCGCCGGTTCCGCGTCGAGGCCATGGTCTACGGCCACCTGCACATCCCACGCACCACCCGGCAGGACGGCGTCCGCTTCGAGGAGGTGTCGGTGGGCTACCCACGCGAGTGGCGCAAGCGCCCGCAGCCGCCGGGCCGCCTGCGGCGCATCCTGCCCCGGGAGGACGAGACCTCGTGA
- a CDS encoding helix-turn-helix domain-containing protein encodes MAEDGFEVPGATATVLLSAVVARVAGLADRLGVAHAEVFGTGRLSVASGVPEPVVRALLSGRPAGEPDVQARFLQRLDLLRRTRLKPNGRKYTQQEIADGAGMSRQQAGALINGDRRPTMEHCDALQRFFRVHAGFLTAEDPEALAGALQHTEQELLQKLAAREAAAAAEDPLERLLQDHGVRGIAWRAAQLPTDQHRDKVAEWLDMLLESVKRPES; translated from the coding sequence GTGGCGGAGGATGGCTTCGAGGTTCCGGGCGCCACGGCGACGGTGCTGCTGTCGGCCGTCGTCGCCCGTGTCGCCGGGCTCGCCGACCGGCTCGGCGTGGCGCACGCGGAGGTCTTCGGCACCGGGCGGCTGTCCGTCGCCTCCGGTGTCCCCGAGCCCGTGGTCAGGGCCCTGTTGAGCGGCCGGCCCGCCGGCGAGCCCGATGTCCAGGCCCGCTTCCTGCAACGCCTGGACCTGTTGCGCCGTACGCGGCTCAAGCCGAACGGCCGCAAGTACACCCAGCAGGAGATCGCCGACGGCGCGGGCATGTCGCGCCAGCAGGCGGGCGCCCTCATCAACGGCGACCGGCGTCCCACGATGGAGCACTGCGACGCCCTTCAGCGCTTCTTCCGCGTGCACGCGGGCTTCCTCACGGCGGAGGACCCGGAGGCGCTCGCGGGGGCGTTGCAGCACACCGAGCAGGAGCTGCTGCAGAAGCTCGCCGCGCGGGAGGCGGCCGCGGCCGCCGAGGACCCGCTGGAGCGGCTGCTCCAGGACCACGGCGTGCGCGGGATCGCGTGGCGGGCCGCCCAGCTGCCCACCGACCAGCACCGCGACAAGGTCGCCGAGTGGCTGGACATGCTCCTGGAGAGCGTGAAGCGGCCCGAGTCGTGA
- a CDS encoding ATP-grasp domain-containing protein — translation MVSRVRVWLNRTYAENVFFTDQLRRNPSDRAVEIHATHGDADSPVLAAADTAELEPEGLSPAAYVEYALAQCRRRGIDVFVPRLHQSAIVAHRADFEAVGTALLAPPPEAVAVFHDKVIAYEAVQAIGVPVPPWYRIRSADELVAAVEELEDAGHKPCFKPASGAGGVGFRMITRAPFSLSHLTGFPSPYVQLDAVVEVLKQAEEQDGETVDWLVMPRLEQPEVSVDCLTGPDNVVRMAIGRTKNGRRRGFTLHEQWLEPARLIAEGFGLHYLSNIQFRMFGDRPVLMDVNTRPAGGLHQLSLCGVNAPWAAVQLALGEDPGEVVPPFLGQDYTVVSGPRPLRAVTLPHQRMDEVAAEPLLPAMPAPADSVEVAPAAQALPF, via the coding sequence ATGGTCTCTCGCGTACGCGTCTGGCTCAACCGCACGTACGCGGAGAACGTGTTCTTCACGGATCAGCTGCGACGAAATCCCAGCGACCGCGCCGTCGAGATCCATGCCACGCACGGTGACGCCGACTCCCCCGTGCTGGCCGCCGCCGACACCGCCGAGCTCGAGCCGGAGGGCCTCTCCCCGGCGGCGTACGTCGAGTACGCGCTGGCCCAGTGCCGGCGCCGCGGCATCGACGTCTTCGTGCCCCGGCTGCACCAGTCGGCGATCGTGGCGCACCGCGCCGACTTCGAGGCGGTCGGCACCGCGCTGCTGGCGCCGCCGCCGGAGGCCGTCGCCGTCTTCCACGACAAGGTGATCGCGTACGAGGCCGTGCAGGCGATCGGCGTGCCCGTGCCGCCGTGGTACCGGATCCGGTCGGCGGACGAACTCGTGGCCGCTGTCGAGGAGTTGGAGGACGCGGGACACAAGCCGTGCTTCAAGCCGGCGTCCGGCGCGGGCGGGGTCGGCTTCCGCATGATCACCCGGGCGCCCTTCTCGCTGTCGCACCTCACCGGCTTCCCCAGCCCCTACGTCCAGCTGGACGCGGTGGTCGAGGTACTGAAGCAGGCCGAGGAGCAGGACGGGGAGACGGTCGACTGGCTCGTCATGCCGCGCCTGGAGCAGCCGGAGGTGTCCGTGGACTGCCTCACCGGCCCCGACAACGTCGTGCGCATGGCCATCGGCCGGACGAAGAACGGCCGCCGGCGGGGCTTCACCCTGCACGAGCAGTGGCTGGAGCCGGCGCGGCTCATCGCCGAGGGCTTCGGGCTGCACTACCTGTCCAACATCCAGTTCCGGATGTTCGGCGACCGGCCGGTCCTGATGGACGTCAACACCCGCCCGGCCGGCGGACTGCACCAGCTGTCCCTGTGCGGCGTCAACGCCCCTTGGGCCGCAGTGCAGTTGGCGCTCGGCGAGGATCCGGGCGAGGTCGTGCCGCCGTTCCTGGGACAGGACTACACGGTGGTGTCGGGCCCGCGGCCGCTGCGCGCGGTGACGCTGCCGCACCAGCGCATGGACGAGGTGGCGGCCGAGCCGCTGCTGCCGGCCATGCCCGCCCCGGCCGACTCCGTCGAGGTGGCGCCGGCCGCGCAGGCGCTGCCGTTCTAG
- a CDS encoding toxin-antitoxin system, toxin component, whose protein sequence is MRRLSGELVSELTLPAPAPPADLYTALCDGMSRRRGRPVHFRMAPFPADTASGLWLDMADQDLVVIEERTAPDHQLVILGHELWHMKAGHCSHHVEGAAVAARLLNDGADLRATVRSVAARTRFDLADERQAESFGLLLASKCRTWLPGSAPRGRGQRDHLAGRIEASLGYLGPQN, encoded by the coding sequence ATGCGCCGGCTCAGCGGCGAACTGGTCTCGGAGCTGACCCTCCCGGCCCCCGCCCCGCCGGCCGACCTGTACACCGCTCTGTGCGACGGGATGAGCAGACGGCGCGGCCGCCCCGTGCACTTCCGGATGGCCCCCTTCCCCGCGGACACGGCCAGCGGGCTGTGGCTCGACATGGCGGACCAGGACCTCGTCGTCATCGAGGAACGCACCGCGCCCGACCACCAGTTGGTGATCCTCGGGCACGAGCTGTGGCACATGAAGGCGGGGCACTGCAGTCATCACGTCGAAGGCGCGGCGGTCGCGGCCCGTTTACTGAACGACGGAGCCGACCTGCGGGCGACGGTCCGCAGCGTGGCGGCGCGCACCCGTTTCGACCTGGCCGACGAGCGGCAGGCGGAGAGCTTCGGTCTGCTGCTGGCCAGCAAGTGCCGCACCTGGCTGCCGGGGTCGGCACCCCGGGGCCGGGGTCAGCGGGACCACCTGGCGGGCCGTATCGAGGCCTCGCTCGGGTACTTGGGACCGCAGAACTGA
- a CDS encoding 4'-phosphopantetheinyl transferase family protein has protein sequence MIDELLPASVVAVEAFGEEGVREFGNTPLYPQEAALVVRAVDKRRREFTVVRGCARRAMEKLGVPAQPVLPGERGAPCWPDGVTGSMTHCADYSAAALVRAADLASLGIDAEPHGPLPEGVLAAVALPAEKARLERLTADRPEVHWDRLLFSAKESVYKAWFPLTRKWLDFGEADIEISADDGRTAVTTGPAAGAQGGFRARLLVPGPVVGGRRVEHFDGRWTVRHGLVATAVTVPHS, from the coding sequence GTGATCGATGAACTGTTGCCCGCTTCCGTCGTGGCGGTGGAGGCGTTCGGCGAGGAGGGCGTCCGCGAGTTCGGCAACACGCCGCTGTACCCGCAGGAAGCGGCGCTGGTGGTCCGGGCCGTCGACAAGCGGCGCCGCGAGTTCACCGTCGTCCGCGGCTGCGCCCGGCGCGCCATGGAGAAACTGGGGGTGCCCGCGCAGCCCGTGCTGCCCGGCGAGCGCGGCGCGCCGTGCTGGCCGGACGGCGTCACGGGCAGCATGACGCACTGCGCCGACTACTCGGCGGCGGCCCTGGTGCGGGCCGCGGACCTGGCCTCGCTCGGCATCGACGCCGAACCCCACGGGCCGCTGCCCGAGGGCGTGCTGGCCGCCGTCGCCCTGCCCGCGGAGAAGGCGCGGCTCGAGCGGCTGACCGCGGACCGTCCCGAGGTGCACTGGGACCGGCTGCTGTTCAGTGCCAAGGAGTCCGTCTACAAGGCGTGGTTCCCCCTCACCCGAAAGTGGCTGGACTTCGGGGAGGCCGACATCGAGATCTCGGCAGACGACGGCCGCACCGCCGTCACTACCGGGCCGGCCGCGGGTGCGCAGGGCGGGTTCCGGGCCCGGCTGCTGGTCCCCGGGCCGGTGGTCGGCGGGCGTCGCGTCGAGCACTTCGACGGCCGCTGGACCGTACGCCACGGGCTGGTGGCCACGGCGGTGACGGTGCCGCACTCCTGA
- a CDS encoding carbohydrate binding domain-containing protein has product MRSTPLRRPWRRFLALLGTAGLALAGAVALPGTAQAANVLTNPGFESGALSPWSCTGNLGSVVSSPTHSGSKALTGAVSSSDNAQCSQTVSVRPNTAYALTGWVRGSYVYLGVDGGASTWTSSPSAYSRLSVSFTTGASQTSATIYVHGWYAQGAYQADDVSLDGPGGGDGTDTRAPTAPGGLTSTGRTSSSVSLSWNAATDDVGVTSYDVYSGSAKVLTVSGTAATVSGLSAGTGYTFTVKARDAAGNTSAASNSVSVTTSAGGGGGTGFKQAAPYLFEGWGDPPNVTTVMNATGVKWFTMAFVLDGGGCNPLWDGNRALAGGVDQSVVNQIRSAGGDIVPSFGGWQGSKLGANCSSAGALAGALQKVIDAYSLKAIDMDIENTDEFENEAVQARILTALKTVKANNPGLKTIVTFGTSTTGPTYYGNRLVEQARSLGADIDVFTIMPFDFGGGSDMYGNTVNATEGLKNKLKSTFGWDDATAYAHIGVSGMNGLSDQQENTTPAIWTSIRDWANSHHIARLAYWAVNRDRPCPGGGVVSNCSGISQSTWQFTSITAGFTG; this is encoded by the coding sequence GTGCGCAGCACACCCCTTCGACGCCCATGGCGTCGCTTCCTCGCCCTGCTCGGCACCGCCGGGCTCGCCCTCGCCGGCGCCGTGGCCCTGCCGGGCACCGCCCAGGCGGCCAACGTCCTCACCAATCCCGGATTCGAGTCGGGCGCCCTGTCGCCCTGGTCCTGTACGGGCAATCTCGGCTCCGTCGTCTCCTCGCCCACCCACAGCGGGTCCAAGGCCCTCACGGGGGCGGTGAGTTCGAGCGACAACGCCCAGTGCAGCCAGACCGTCTCCGTCCGGCCGAACACCGCCTACGCGCTGACCGGCTGGGTGCGCGGCTCCTACGTGTACCTCGGCGTCGACGGCGGCGCCTCCACCTGGACGTCGTCGCCCTCGGCGTACAGCCGGCTGTCGGTGTCCTTCACCACCGGGGCCTCGCAGACCAGCGCCACGATCTACGTCCACGGCTGGTACGCCCAGGGCGCCTACCAGGCCGACGACGTCAGCCTCGACGGACCCGGCGGCGGGGACGGCACGGACACGCGGGCCCCGACCGCGCCCGGCGGGCTCACCTCGACCGGCAGGACGTCGTCCAGCGTGTCGTTGTCCTGGAACGCCGCCACCGACGACGTCGGCGTCACGTCCTACGACGTCTACAGCGGGTCCGCGAAGGTGCTCACCGTCTCCGGCACGGCCGCCACGGTCAGCGGGCTGTCCGCCGGCACGGGATACACCTTCACCGTGAAGGCGCGCGACGCCGCCGGGAACACCTCGGCGGCCTCCAACTCCGTGTCCGTCACGACCAGCGCGGGCGGGGGCGGCGGCACCGGGTTCAAGCAGGCCGCGCCCTACCTGTTCGAAGGGTGGGGAGACCCGCCGAACGTGACCACGGTGATGAACGCGACCGGCGTCAAGTGGTTCACCATGGCGTTCGTGCTGGACGGCGGCGGCTGCAACCCCCTGTGGGACGGCAACCGGGCGCTGGCCGGCGGGGTCGACCAGAGCGTCGTCAACCAGATCCGCTCGGCGGGCGGCGACATCGTGCCCTCGTTCGGCGGCTGGCAGGGCAGCAAACTCGGCGCCAACTGCTCCTCGGCGGGCGCGCTCGCGGGCGCCCTGCAGAAGGTGATCGACGCCTACTCGCTCAAGGCGATCGACATGGACATCGAGAACACCGACGAGTTCGAGAACGAGGCCGTGCAGGCACGGATCCTCACCGCGCTGAAGACCGTGAAGGCGAACAACCCCGGGCTGAAGACCATCGTCACCTTCGGGACGTCGACCACCGGGCCGACGTACTACGGCAACCGCCTCGTCGAGCAGGCCAGGTCGCTCGGCGCCGACATCGACGTCTTCACCATCATGCCGTTCGACTTCGGCGGCGGCTCGGACATGTACGGCAACACCGTGAACGCCACCGAGGGCCTGAAGAACAAGCTGAAGTCCACCTTCGGCTGGGACGACGCGACCGCCTACGCCCACATCGGCGTCTCGGGCATGAACGGCCTGTCCGACCAGCAGGAGAACACCACCCCGGCGATCTGGACATCCATCCGGGACTGGGCCAACTCCCACCACATCGCCCGGCTCGCCTACTGGGCCGTCAACCGCGACCGGCCGTGTCCGGGCGGGGGCGTGGTGAGCAACTGCTCCGGCATCAGCCAGAGCACCTGGCAGTTCACCTCCATCACGGCCGGCTTCACCGGCTGA